One Williamsia phyllosphaerae DNA segment encodes these proteins:
- the aceA gene encoding isocitrate lyase: MSTVGKPKTPAEIQQDWDTNSRWSGVKRDYTAEQVSELQGTVVEEHTLARRGAEILWDGVTKGDGSYLNSLGALTGNQAVQQVRAGLKAVYLSGWQVAGDANLSGHTYPDQSLYPANSVPNVVRRINNALLRADEVAAVEGDKSIDNWLVPIVADGEAGFGGALNVYELQKALIAAGAAGTHWEDQLASEKKCGHLGGKVLIPTQQHIRTLNSARLAADVANVPTVVIARTDAEAATLITSDVDDRDKQFVTGERTAEGYYNVKNGIEPCIARAKSYAPYADLIWMETGTPDLQLARKFSEAVKADFPDQLLAYNCSPSFNWSQHLDDETIAKFQKELGAMGFTFQFITLAGFHSLNYGMFDLAHGYARNGMTAFVDLQNREFKAAEERGFTAVKHQREVGAGYFDRIATTVDPNTSTAALKGSTEEGQFH, encoded by the coding sequence ATGAGCACTGTCGGAAAGCCGAAGACCCCCGCCGAGATCCAGCAGGACTGGGACACCAACTCCCGCTGGTCGGGCGTCAAGCGTGACTACACCGCCGAGCAGGTGTCGGAACTCCAGGGCACCGTCGTCGAGGAGCACACCCTCGCCCGTCGTGGCGCGGAGATCCTGTGGGACGGCGTCACAAAGGGTGACGGCAGCTACCTCAACTCGCTGGGCGCCCTCACCGGCAACCAGGCCGTGCAGCAGGTTCGCGCCGGCCTGAAGGCCGTGTACCTCTCCGGCTGGCAGGTCGCCGGTGACGCGAACCTGTCCGGTCACACCTACCCCGACCAGTCGCTGTACCCGGCGAACTCGGTGCCGAACGTCGTTCGTCGCATCAACAACGCCCTGCTCCGCGCCGACGAGGTCGCCGCGGTCGAGGGTGACAAGTCCATCGACAACTGGCTCGTCCCGATCGTCGCCGACGGTGAGGCCGGCTTCGGCGGCGCGCTCAACGTCTACGAGCTGCAGAAGGCCCTCATCGCAGCCGGTGCCGCAGGCACCCACTGGGAGGACCAGCTCGCGTCGGAGAAGAAGTGCGGCCACCTCGGTGGCAAGGTGCTCATCCCCACCCAGCAGCACATCCGCACCCTGAACTCGGCTCGTCTGGCCGCTGACGTCGCGAACGTGCCCACCGTGGTCATCGCCCGCACCGACGCCGAGGCCGCGACCCTCATCACCTCCGACGTCGACGACCGCGACAAGCAGTTCGTCACCGGCGAGCGCACCGCCGAGGGTTACTACAACGTCAAGAACGGCATCGAGCCCTGCATCGCGCGTGCGAAGTCCTACGCGCCGTACGCCGACCTGATCTGGATGGAGACCGGCACCCCCGATCTCCAGCTGGCCCGCAAGTTCTCGGAGGCGGTCAAGGCCGACTTCCCCGATCAGCTGCTCGCCTACAACTGCAGCCCGTCCTTCAACTGGTCGCAGCACCTGGACGACGAGACCATCGCCAAGTTCCAGAAGGAGCTCGGCGCGATGGGCTTCACCTTCCAATTCATCACCCTGGCCGGTTTCCACTCGCTGAACTACGGCATGTTCGACCTGGCCCACGGCTACGCCCGCAACGGCATGACGGCCTTCGTCGACCTGCAGAACCGCGAGTTCAAGGCTGCCGAGGAGCGTGGCTTCACCGCCGTCAAGCACCAGCGTGAGGTCGGCGCCGGCTACTTCGACCGCATCGCCACCACCGTCGACCCCAACACGTCGACCGCAGCACTGAAGGGCTCCACCGAAGAGGGCCAGTTCCACTAG
- the lpdA gene encoding dihydrolipoyl dehydrogenase, with the protein MAEHFDTVVLGAGPGGYVAAIRLAQLGQKTAVIEEKYWGGVCLNVGCIPSKALLRNAELAHIFHSQAKTFGISGDVSFDYGAAFDRSRKVSEGIVKGVHFLMKKNKITEIDGYGVFKDSKTITVGDDREITFDNVIIDTGSTVKLLPGVELSDNVVTYETQILTRDLPKSIVIVGAGAIGMEFGYVMANYGVDVTIVEFLDRVLPNEDKDSSKELAKQYKKLGIKIMTSTKVDTIDDQGSQVVVKYTDAKDKEGELTVDKVLMSVGFAPRVDGFGLDKAGVDLTERGAIAIDDHMRTNVDGVYAIGDVTAKLQLAHVAEAQGVVAAETIAGAETMTLGDYRMMPRATFCQPQVASFGLTEDQAKDEGYDVKVTTFPFTANGKAQGLGEPAGFVKLVTDKTHDELLGGHLVGDNVAEMLPELTLAQKWDLTANELARNVHTHPTLSEAMQETFHGAIGHMINL; encoded by the coding sequence GTGGCTGAACACTTTGACACAGTTGTCCTCGGCGCAGGTCCCGGAGGGTACGTCGCCGCGATCCGGCTGGCGCAACTCGGGCAGAAGACCGCCGTCATCGAAGAGAAGTACTGGGGCGGTGTGTGCCTGAACGTGGGCTGCATCCCGTCGAAGGCGTTGCTGCGCAACGCCGAGCTGGCACACATCTTCCACTCGCAGGCGAAGACCTTCGGTATCTCCGGAGACGTCTCCTTCGACTACGGCGCGGCGTTCGACCGCAGCCGGAAGGTCTCCGAGGGGATCGTCAAGGGCGTCCACTTCCTGATGAAGAAGAACAAGATCACCGAGATCGACGGCTACGGCGTCTTCAAGGACTCGAAGACGATCACGGTGGGCGACGATCGTGAGATCACCTTCGACAACGTCATCATCGACACCGGGTCGACGGTCAAGCTGCTGCCGGGCGTCGAGCTGTCGGACAACGTCGTCACCTACGAGACTCAGATCCTCACCCGCGACCTGCCGAAGTCGATCGTCATCGTCGGCGCGGGCGCGATCGGCATGGAGTTCGGCTACGTGATGGCCAACTACGGCGTCGACGTCACGATCGTCGAGTTCCTCGACCGTGTGCTGCCCAACGAGGACAAGGACTCCTCGAAGGAGCTGGCCAAGCAGTACAAGAAGCTCGGCATCAAGATCATGACGTCGACCAAGGTCGACACCATCGACGACCAGGGTTCGCAGGTCGTCGTGAAGTACACCGACGCCAAGGACAAGGAAGGCGAGCTCACCGTCGACAAGGTCCTCATGTCGGTCGGTTTCGCCCCACGCGTGGACGGCTTCGGCCTCGACAAGGCCGGCGTCGACCTGACCGAGCGCGGCGCCATCGCCATCGACGACCACATGCGCACCAACGTCGACGGCGTCTACGCCATCGGCGACGTGACGGCCAAGCTGCAGCTCGCCCACGTGGCCGAGGCGCAGGGTGTCGTCGCCGCGGAGACCATCGCGGGCGCCGAGACCATGACGCTCGGTGACTACCGGATGATGCCGCGCGCGACGTTCTGTCAGCCGCAGGTCGCGTCGTTCGGTCTCACCGAGGACCAGGCCAAGGACGAGGGCTACGACGTGAAGGTGACCACCTTCCCGTTCACCGCGAACGGCAAGGCGCAGGGACTCGGCGAGCCGGCCGGCTTCGTCAAGCTCGTCACCGACAAGACGCACGACGAACTCCTCGGTGGCCACCTCGTCGGCGACAACGTCGCCGAGATGCTGCCCGAGCTGACCCTCGCGCAGAAGTGGGATCTGACCGCCAACGAGTTGGCCCGTAACGTGCACACCCACCCGACGCTGTCGGAGGCGATGCAGGAGACGTTCCACGGCGCGATCGGCCACATGATCAACCTGTAG
- a CDS encoding peptidase S1, translating into MTARPRVRLPVLLVALVTAAVTGGLGSAHAAPSVTVGGGAGLLIGTRSSAQLCTLNSIGRDRFGGLVGLTAGHCGSVGETVRLETAAGSGVIGVVRSSVLTAAPSSVSGLDYAVITFATTKVRPTATRGRVMIAGVGRDPAVGATVCKQGRTTGFSCGPVLRPLAPTSIVVATCAQPGDSGGPVIAGGRVVGLLRGSVVYSGTAGSAYPSCSTPADAGRTPAAASSMSAIVADLGRAGGVGAGYRPV; encoded by the coding sequence ATGACTGCTCGCCCGCGGGTCCGGTTGCCGGTTCTGCTCGTGGCTCTTGTGACGGCGGCGGTCACGGGTGGTCTCGGGTCGGCGCACGCCGCCCCTAGCGTGACCGTCGGTGGCGGCGCCGGACTACTCATCGGCACCCGGTCGTCGGCGCAGTTGTGCACGCTGAACTCGATCGGTCGCGACCGCTTCGGCGGACTGGTCGGGCTCACCGCGGGTCACTGCGGCAGCGTCGGAGAGACTGTGCGACTCGAGACCGCGGCGGGTTCCGGTGTGATCGGTGTCGTCCGGTCGTCAGTGCTCACCGCCGCACCCTCGTCGGTGTCGGGACTCGACTACGCGGTCATCACGTTCGCCACCACGAAGGTCCGACCGACCGCCACGCGTGGCCGGGTCATGATCGCCGGTGTCGGACGGGATCCGGCCGTCGGCGCGACGGTCTGCAAGCAGGGGCGAACCACCGGCTTCAGTTGCGGACCGGTCCTCCGTCCGCTGGCGCCGACCTCGATCGTCGTGGCGACCTGCGCGCAACCCGGCGACTCCGGTGGCCCGGTCATCGCGGGTGGACGCGTCGTCGGACTGCTGCGCGGGAGCGTCGTCTACTCCGGCACCGCCGGATCCGCGTATCCCTCGTGCTCGACGCCCGCCGATGCCGGGCGGACCCCGGCGGCAGCCTCGTCGATGAGCGCGATAGTCGCCGACCTCGGGCGCGCAGGTGGGGTGGGTGCCGGGTACCGACCGGTCTGA
- a CDS encoding DNA-3-methyladenine glycosylase family protein: MDAELTRAWTPPWPLDIRRTLSLHRRGAGDPAFRFRTDGSVWKTSHTPDGPGTLAITRRDGVVTGHGWGPGAAWMLDHLPSLLGADDDPDALVAHDDVVAALMKRSGGVRLGRTDRVWEALVPAILEQKVVGREAFRAWRHLLMRYGTPAPGAPDMRVAPPQRDWQDIPSWEWHRSGAEPVRMRTIRGATMLDVERHHTRLTMLRGVGKWTESETRCRALGDPDVVPVGDYHVCRTVGQTLIGRPVDDAGMLELLEPYAGQRYRVVRLTEMFGTRAERHGARMSIRDYRSI, encoded by the coding sequence GTGGATGCCGAGCTGACCAGGGCGTGGACACCACCCTGGCCGCTCGACATCCGACGGACGCTGTCGCTGCACCGCCGCGGCGCCGGTGACCCGGCGTTCCGTTTCCGCACCGACGGCTCGGTCTGGAAGACCTCGCACACACCGGACGGGCCGGGCACGCTGGCCATCACCCGTCGCGACGGGGTGGTCACCGGCCACGGTTGGGGGCCCGGGGCGGCATGGATGCTCGATCACCTGCCGAGTCTTCTCGGCGCGGACGACGACCCCGATGCTCTCGTCGCACACGATGACGTGGTCGCCGCACTGATGAAGCGGTCCGGAGGAGTGCGCCTGGGTCGCACCGACCGCGTGTGGGAGGCGTTGGTCCCGGCGATCCTCGAGCAGAAGGTCGTCGGCCGGGAGGCGTTCCGGGCCTGGCGGCATCTGCTGATGCGCTACGGCACACCGGCCCCGGGTGCGCCCGACATGAGAGTCGCCCCACCGCAACGCGATTGGCAGGACATCCCCAGTTGGGAATGGCATCGCAGCGGCGCCGAGCCGGTGCGTATGCGGACGATTCGGGGGGCGACGATGCTCGACGTCGAACGCCACCACACCCGACTCACGATGCTGCGCGGTGTCGGAAAATGGACAGAGTCGGAGACCCGGTGTCGCGCACTCGGCGACCCCGACGTGGTCCCGGTCGGGGATTACCACGTCTGCCGGACCGTCGGGCAGACGCTGATCGGCCGACCGGTCGACGACGCGGGAATGCTCGAGCTGCTCGAACCGTATGCGGGACAGCGATATCGCGTTGTGCGCCTGACCGAGATGTTCGGCACCCGGGCCGAGAGGCACGGCGCGCGGATGTCGATCCGCGACTACCGGTCCATCTGA
- a CDS encoding glycosyltransferase family 2 protein, which yields MPISVVLPAYNEEAGIVACLEQLIHQGEAVAEIIVVNNNSTDATAELVTGIARRDSRVRMIDESKPGVSHARYAGFDAASHDVIASIDSDTEVVAGWAEAIEEAFAEHAEIAAGGSLMIMHDLPFQKHFQRRQDRIKRVAAARLADGRHLRLLALSGANSAIRRHAWEAIKDQVSYRRDVFEDLDRSLHLQEAGFQIALIPGMGATVSGRRLLAGPREFLKYVACGARTYRLHGKTAMAALAWVTGIGNLIRMTILLPANRAWDPQTHTFSLRHMRSHDEFRESPIKAGLD from the coding sequence GTGCCCATTTCGGTAGTACTCCCCGCATACAACGAAGAAGCCGGCATAGTCGCCTGCCTGGAACAGTTGATCCACCAGGGCGAGGCGGTCGCCGAGATCATCGTGGTGAACAACAACAGCACCGACGCCACTGCCGAGCTGGTGACCGGGATCGCGCGCCGCGACAGCCGCGTGCGGATGATCGACGAGTCGAAGCCGGGGGTCTCCCATGCGCGGTACGCCGGGTTCGACGCGGCCTCGCACGACGTGATCGCCAGCATCGACTCCGACACCGAGGTCGTGGCCGGCTGGGCCGAGGCCATCGAGGAGGCCTTCGCCGAGCACGCCGAGATCGCGGCGGGCGGGTCGTTGATGATCATGCACGACCTGCCGTTCCAGAAACACTTCCAACGACGACAGGACCGGATCAAGCGGGTGGCCGCGGCGCGACTGGCCGACGGCAGGCACCTGCGGTTGCTGGCGTTGAGCGGTGCGAACTCCGCCATCCGACGCCACGCGTGGGAGGCGATCAAGGACCAGGTGTCCTATCGACGCGACGTCTTCGAGGATCTCGACCGCAGTCTGCACCTACAGGAGGCCGGGTTTCAGATCGCGCTGATCCCCGGCATGGGAGCCACCGTGTCCGGCCGACGGCTCCTCGCCGGGCCGCGCGAGTTCCTGAAGTACGTGGCGTGCGGCGCACGCACGTACCGGCTGCACGGGAAGACCGCGATGGCCGCACTGGCGTGGGTCACCGGGATCGGCAACCTGATCCGCATGACGATCCTGCTTCCCGCCAACCGCGCCTGGGACCCGCAGACCCACACCTTCTCGCTCCGGCACATGCGCTCACACGACGAGTTCCGCGAATCGCCGATCAAGGCCGGACTCGACTGA
- a CDS encoding carboxymuconolactone decarboxylase family protein yields the protein MTEPRIAPGTLRQLGPINWAFCRLASRTLGLPDMHIFSTLGRTGGLFRGWLYYSARLMPFGTLSRRDTEMVILRTAHLRDSAYEMDHHIRLGRRAGIDAAMVERIVAGPDAGWSARDTAILRAVDELVTDRDITDLTWRTITEHLSERQQIGLVMLVGQYDSLATTLGTLRVQRDR from the coding sequence GTGACCGAACCTCGCATCGCACCAGGCACCCTCCGACAGCTAGGCCCGATCAACTGGGCCTTCTGCCGCCTCGCGTCGCGCACGCTGGGCCTGCCCGACATGCACATCTTCTCGACCCTCGGACGCACCGGCGGGTTGTTCCGCGGGTGGCTGTACTACTCGGCCCGCCTCATGCCGTTCGGGACGCTGTCGCGCCGCGACACCGAGATGGTCATCCTCCGGACCGCGCACCTGCGCGACTCCGCCTACGAGATGGACCACCACATACGCCTCGGCCGTCGCGCAGGTATCGACGCGGCGATGGTCGAACGCATCGTCGCCGGGCCAGACGCCGGGTGGTCCGCGCGGGACACGGCGATCCTGCGCGCGGTGGACGAGCTCGTCACCGACCGCGACATCACCGACCTCACCTGGCGGACAATCACCGAGCACCTGTCCGAGCGTCAGCAGATCGGCCTGGTCATGCTTGTCGGACAATATGATTCGTTGGCCACCACCCTGGGTACCCTGCGCGTGCAGCGTGACCGATGA
- a CDS encoding 3-hydroxybutyryl-CoA dehydrogenase translates to MSEKISRVGVIGAGQMGAGIAEVCARAHADVLVYENTPELVAEGRDRILKSLDRGVSSGKLTEREREQATDNLRFTSDLADFADRQIVCEAIIEDETIKTKVFAELDKVVTDPDAVLASNTSSIPITRLGVATANPERVIGMHFFNPVPVLPLVELITSLATSDAVSARAEQFAGEILGKQVVRSADRSGFIVNALLVPYLLSAIRMVESGFATAEDVDKGMVLGCAHPMGPLKLTDLVGLDTVKSIADKMFDEYKEPLYAPPPLLLRLVEAGRLGKKSGHGFYEYAKK, encoded by the coding sequence GTGAGCGAGAAGATTTCGCGGGTCGGTGTCATCGGCGCCGGTCAGATGGGCGCAGGTATCGCCGAGGTGTGCGCACGTGCCCACGCCGACGTCCTGGTGTACGAGAACACCCCCGAGTTGGTCGCCGAAGGTCGTGACCGGATCCTCAAGTCGCTCGACCGCGGCGTGAGCAGCGGCAAGCTGACCGAGCGCGAACGCGAACAGGCCACCGACAACCTGCGTTTCACCTCCGACCTCGCCGACTTCGCCGACCGCCAGATCGTGTGTGAGGCCATCATCGAGGACGAGACGATCAAGACGAAGGTCTTCGCCGAGCTAGACAAGGTCGTCACCGACCCCGACGCAGTCCTGGCCTCGAACACGTCCTCGATCCCGATCACCCGTCTCGGTGTGGCCACCGCCAACCCCGAGCGCGTCATCGGCATGCACTTCTTCAACCCGGTACCGGTGTTGCCGTTGGTGGAGCTGATCACCAGCCTCGCGACCTCGGATGCGGTCTCCGCCCGCGCCGAGCAGTTCGCCGGCGAGATCCTCGGCAAGCAGGTCGTGCGCTCGGCCGACCGGTCGGGCTTCATCGTCAACGCCCTGCTGGTGCCGTACCTGCTGTCGGCGATCCGCATGGTGGAGAGCGGCTTCGCCACCGCCGAGGACGTCGACAAGGGCATGGTCCTGGGGTGCGCGCACCCGATGGGTCCGCTCAAGCTCACCGACCTCGTGGGCCTCGACACCGTGAAGTCGATCGCCGACAAGATGTTCGACGAGTACAAGGAACCGCTGTACGCGCCGCCGCCCCTGCTGCTGCGCCTCGTCGAGGCCGGTCGCCTCGGCAAGAAGTCGGGACACGGCTTCTACGAGTACGCCAAGAAGTAG
- a CDS encoding class I SAM-dependent methyltransferase, translating into MTAPTDRIRAMLTVPVRDDSAGYLDVLDPPEAADSLSLRVMQNPVFAEVYERAWRPIFTRLFSLGGASTVVHDRTLTTHLSRSGDRKVLDVACGPGNYTRRFAAGLTGDGISVGVDFSAPMLGRAVSDNSGARTGYVRGDAHALPFADNTFDTVACLAALYLITDPFAVVDELARVVAPGGEVAVFTTVRTRITAVPGLGVLNRVSGFRIFGRHEITDRLAAAGLVDIEQTITGQGQFVTARKSPAPTSR; encoded by the coding sequence ATGACCGCACCCACCGACCGCATCCGGGCGATGCTGACCGTTCCCGTCCGCGATGACTCCGCCGGCTACCTCGACGTCCTCGATCCCCCGGAGGCCGCGGATTCACTGAGCCTCCGGGTGATGCAGAACCCGGTGTTCGCCGAGGTCTACGAGCGGGCGTGGCGACCGATCTTCACCCGCCTGTTCAGCCTGGGCGGTGCCTCGACGGTCGTCCACGACCGCACCCTGACCACACACCTCAGCCGCTCCGGCGACCGGAAGGTCCTCGACGTCGCCTGCGGTCCCGGCAACTACACGCGCCGTTTCGCCGCCGGGTTGACCGGTGACGGGATCAGCGTGGGAGTGGACTTCTCCGCACCGATGCTCGGCCGGGCTGTGAGCGACAACAGCGGAGCACGTACCGGATACGTCCGAGGCGATGCGCACGCGCTGCCGTTCGCCGACAACACTTTCGACACCGTCGCCTGCCTGGCGGCGCTGTACCTCATCACCGATCCGTTCGCGGTGGTCGACGAATTGGCGCGCGTCGTCGCCCCCGGTGGCGAGGTCGCGGTGTTCACCACCGTCCGCACCCGCATCACCGCGGTGCCCGGACTCGGCGTCCTCAACCGGGTCAGCGGCTTCCGCATCTTCGGCCGTCACGAGATCACCGATCGACTCGCCGCGGCCGGCCTCGTCGACATCGAGCAGACCATCACCGGTCAGGGCCAGTTCGTCACCGCCCGCAAATCCCCGGCCCCGACGTCTCGGTAA
- a CDS encoding PucR family transcriptional regulator, with translation MITRERTSNDQSLTDALHETFRSYLRDPSSGTDLGPLAHHLVDRAAATIASHRIPAPDASTPVVDELVETSMRVAIATVPDAMAPSGFLRTGPEPLVRLRETIAGWARDGVDLASVLALLDRGFDIVFTALAERAASTGRFTTDIKLLVDVRADVATQAAGAFAATDTRAVTASSRRAFGEALLAGRIDISGARLVGLAVVERYQVIALAVEERTLDAGSGVPTVGSLDSAVRRVLGHQALTVLSEAGGTVVLPADGAHALVGADEVTALGRSVGAEITATRVAGTAESIPDMALRADELLDLARAIGKSPGVYTMDDLVVEYQITRPGPAHERLAALIRPLEEASAELLETLRVHMSCGMNRRETARRLSVHPNTVDNRMTRVSAALGLDLNRPKAIAQAQSAILAFDTLRRPGRLLPLPATA, from the coding sequence ATGATCACGCGTGAGCGCACATCGAACGACCAATCGCTGACCGACGCACTGCACGAGACGTTCCGGTCGTACCTGCGCGATCCGAGTTCGGGGACCGACCTGGGTCCACTGGCCCACCACCTCGTCGACCGCGCCGCCGCCACCATCGCCTCGCATCGGATCCCGGCGCCGGACGCGTCCACACCGGTCGTCGACGAGCTCGTCGAGACGTCGATGCGGGTCGCGATCGCCACCGTCCCCGACGCCATGGCGCCGTCGGGTTTCCTGCGCACCGGTCCCGAACCCCTTGTCCGACTACGGGAGACGATCGCCGGCTGGGCCCGGGACGGCGTCGATCTCGCATCGGTGCTGGCGTTGCTCGACCGCGGCTTCGACATCGTGTTCACCGCCCTCGCCGAGCGCGCCGCCAGCACCGGCCGGTTCACCACCGACATCAAACTCCTCGTCGACGTGCGCGCCGATGTCGCGACCCAGGCCGCCGGCGCCTTCGCCGCCACCGACACCCGCGCTGTCACCGCGTCGTCGCGTCGGGCCTTCGGCGAGGCGCTCCTCGCCGGGCGGATCGACATATCCGGTGCGCGTCTCGTCGGCCTCGCGGTGGTCGAGCGTTATCAGGTGATCGCATTGGCGGTCGAGGAGCGGACGCTCGATGCCGGGTCCGGCGTCCCGACCGTCGGGTCCCTCGACTCCGCGGTCCGTCGCGTCCTGGGCCATCAGGCGTTGACCGTGCTCAGCGAGGCCGGCGGAACCGTCGTCCTGCCCGCCGACGGGGCCCACGCACTCGTCGGCGCCGACGAGGTGACCGCGCTGGGCCGCTCCGTCGGCGCCGAGATCACCGCGACGCGGGTCGCGGGCACCGCCGAGTCCATCCCCGACATGGCCCTGCGCGCCGACGAGCTGCTCGATCTGGCACGGGCGATCGGGAAGTCGCCCGGCGTCTACACGATGGACGACCTGGTGGTGGAGTATCAGATCACCCGGCCCGGTCCCGCCCACGAACGGCTCGCCGCACTCATCCGCCCGTTGGAGGAGGCGAGTGCGGAACTGCTCGAGACCCTTCGGGTACACATGTCGTGCGGTATGAACCGTCGGGAGACCGCCCGCCGTCTCTCGGTCCACCCGAACACCGTCGACAACCGGATGACCCGGGTCTCGGCCGCGCTGGGCCTCGACCTGAACCGCCCCAAGGCCATCGCGCAGGCGCAGTCGGCGATCCTCGCCTTCGACACCCTGCGCCGCCCCGGACGCCTGCTCCCTCTGCCCGCAACGGCATGA
- the ramB gene encoding acetate metabolism transcriptional regulator RamB, which translates to MSKTYVGSRLRQLRSERGLSQVSLAQTLAISPSYLNQLEHDARPLTDPVLLKLSEVFGVDEVFFSSQDNVRLVAEMNEVLQDPDVGSGTESAEVADMVRAHPDLARAMVNLHRRYRIATDQLAAATDDRVDGSMRGAITAPHEEVRDYFYQRHNYLHDLDTAAEELTNRMRMHSGDVRREIHNRLETVHGVSVVRRVDMGDTVLHRFDPTARRLEISRHLSGGQRTFKLAAELAYLEYGDLLNTLADEGNFTNDEARSLAMLGLANYFAAATVLPYAQFHGAAEDFRYDIERLSAFYQVSYETVCHRLSTLQRPNLRGVPFSFVRVDRAGNMSKRQSATGFHFSSSGGTCPLWNVYETFASPGKILTQIAQMPDGRTYLWVARTVERRAARYGQPGKTFAIGLGCELRHAGRLVYADGLEIGPQAQVTPIGAGCRVCERVNCAQRAFPALGATLQIDEHRSTISPYLIE; encoded by the coding sequence GTGAGCAAGACCTACGTGGGATCGCGACTGCGCCAACTGCGGTCCGAGCGCGGGCTCTCCCAGGTCTCGCTGGCCCAGACGCTGGCGATCTCGCCGTCCTATCTGAACCAGCTCGAGCACGACGCGCGACCGCTGACCGATCCGGTCCTGCTCAAGCTCAGCGAGGTCTTCGGCGTCGACGAGGTGTTCTTCAGCTCGCAGGACAACGTGCGACTGGTCGCCGAGATGAACGAGGTGCTCCAGGACCCCGACGTCGGCAGCGGGACAGAATCGGCCGAGGTCGCCGACATGGTCCGCGCCCACCCCGACCTCGCCCGCGCCATGGTGAACCTGCACCGGCGCTACCGGATCGCGACCGACCAACTCGCGGCTGCGACCGACGACCGGGTCGACGGCAGCATGCGCGGCGCGATCACCGCGCCCCACGAAGAGGTCCGCGACTACTTCTACCAACGGCACAACTATCTCCACGACCTCGACACCGCCGCCGAGGAACTGACCAACCGGATGCGGATGCACTCCGGCGACGTGCGCCGCGAGATCCACAACCGACTCGAGACCGTCCACGGGGTGTCGGTGGTGCGCCGCGTCGACATGGGCGACACCGTTCTGCACCGGTTCGACCCGACCGCGCGACGCCTCGAGATCTCGCGGCACCTCTCCGGCGGCCAACGGACCTTCAAGCTCGCCGCCGAGTTGGCCTATCTGGAGTACGGCGACCTGCTGAACACGCTGGCCGACGAGGGCAACTTCACCAACGACGAGGCGCGCAGTCTCGCGATGCTCGGCCTGGCCAACTACTTCGCCGCCGCCACCGTGCTGCCCTACGCCCAGTTCCACGGCGCGGCGGAGGACTTCCGCTACGACATCGAGCGGTTGTCGGCGTTCTACCAGGTGTCCTACGAGACCGTCTGCCATCGGTTGTCGACGCTGCAGCGCCCGAACCTGCGCGGCGTCCCGTTCTCGTTCGTCCGGGTCGACCGCGCCGGGAACATGTCGAAACGGCAGTCCGCCACCGGGTTCCACTTCTCCTCGAGCGGGGGCACCTGCCCCCTGTGGAACGTCTACGAGACCTTCGCATCACCCGGCAAGATCCTCACCCAGATCGCGCAGATGCCCGACGGACGCACCTACCTGTGGGTCGCGCGGACGGTGGAGCGGCGCGCGGCCCGCTACGGCCAGCCGGGCAAGACATTCGCCATCGGCCTCGGGTGCGAGCTGCGCCACGCCGGACGGCTGGTCTACGCCGACGGTCTGGAGATCGGCCCGCAGGCCCAGGTGACGCCGATCGGGGCCGGTTGCCGCGTCTGCGAGCGGGTCAACTGCGCGCAGCGGGCGTTCCCTGCTCTCGGAGCGACGCTGCAGATCGACGAGCACCGCAGCACCATCTCCCCCTACCTCATCGAGTGA